In Deinococcus proteolyticus MRP, a single genomic region encodes these proteins:
- a CDS encoding PP2C family protein-serine/threonine phosphatase codes for MFRPGLGTRSAGGTELRAACLTDIGVQRRGSVNQDAVMAAEVPGAQLFAVADGMGGHAAGELAAQLALEAFARVLGRQRGPLPQRMIYAAESANQAVYRRAVGELSGMGTTLLAAVVSRGALYLAHVGDSRAYLMRGDALFRLTDDHSWVADQLRAGELTPEQARTHRWRNVVSNALGGEDQVRLELLNIPLEAGDRLLLCTDGLYGPVSEQKLLTVLSLPRTPQQLTRTLIDLANQAGGPDNISVAVVDVLNPGGPPPRPLVRRREGPVYAEQLLREAQQGSPLTYLLLGAVYLVLLTMALLPMYRLHTALVGAGLLGLLLLYRRHWQSPHEAVLRPEARVTLAQPGHDPWTETGRLNT; via the coding sequence TTGTTTAGACCCGGTCTCGGTACCCGCAGCGCCGGCGGGACCGAGCTACGGGCGGCCTGCTTGACCGATATCGGTGTGCAGCGCCGTGGCTCGGTGAATCAGGATGCGGTCATGGCAGCCGAAGTTCCTGGGGCCCAGCTGTTTGCCGTGGCGGACGGCATGGGCGGCCACGCCGCCGGCGAGCTGGCAGCCCAGCTGGCGCTGGAAGCGTTCGCCCGCGTGCTGGGGCGTCAGCGCGGGCCCTTGCCCCAGCGGATGATCTACGCCGCCGAAAGTGCCAATCAGGCGGTATACCGCCGGGCGGTAGGCGAGCTGAGCGGCATGGGCACCACGCTGCTGGCGGCCGTCGTGAGCCGCGGCGCGCTGTACCTGGCCCACGTCGGAGACTCACGGGCTTACCTGATGCGCGGCGACGCCCTGTTCCGGCTGACCGACGACCATTCCTGGGTGGCGGACCAGCTGCGGGCCGGCGAACTCACCCCTGAACAGGCGCGCACCCACCGCTGGCGCAATGTGGTGAGCAACGCGCTGGGCGGTGAGGACCAGGTCCGCTTGGAATTGCTGAATATCCCGCTTGAAGCTGGTGACCGCCTGCTGCTGTGCACCGACGGCCTGTATGGCCCAGTAAGCGAGCAGAAGCTCCTGACCGTGCTGAGCCTGCCCCGTACGCCCCAGCAGTTGACCCGCACCCTGATTGACCTGGCCAATCAGGCGGGGGGGCCGGACAATATCTCGGTGGCTGTGGTGGACGTACTGAATCCTGGCGGGCCGCCGCCCCGGCCCCTGGTTCGCCGCCGGGAAGGGCCGGTCTATGCCGAGCAGCTGCTCAGGGAAGCGCAGCAGGGTTCACCGCTGACCTACCTGCTGCTGGGAGCGGTGTATCTGGTACTGCTGACGATGGCCCTGTTGCCGATGTACCGGCTACACACTGCCCTGGTGGGTGCTGGCCTGCTGGGCCTGTTGCTGCTGTACAGGCGACATTGGCAGTCTCCGCATGAAGCGGTGTTGCGCCCGGAAGCCCGGGTCACGCTGGCTCAGCCGGGCCACGACCCCTGGACCGAGACAGGGCGGCTCAATACCTGA
- a CDS encoding type II secretion system F family protein has translation MAVYQYRVRDGSGKILTSQMEADSIGQVREALRSRKLTILDIKEPASGLNADIKIPGLDNRPPDLKTVALFSRQMATLINAGVPLVQALFIMQKQIEHKSFQEVVRKVRIDVEGGLPLSEAMAKHPKAFNRLYLNLVRAGETSGTLELILGRIADFQEKDLALRGKVKKALTYPTIVLVFALLITWGLIRFVVPTFGDILTSMNTELPIITRMLMSMSAFLQSYTWVLVLIAGILYAAYRWYYSTAQGRRVIDQIKLKMPLLGPLTRKGAIASFSRTLGMLLSSGVNIIESLDITKGTADNAIIEEAIENGKNVVTVGEPLSGSLAASPVFPPMVTSMVAIGEETGALDDMLEKVADFYDREVEEAVDSLTAAIEPIMIVALGGIVLFIVLGMFTPMFSIINTLSV, from the coding sequence ATGGCGGTTTATCAGTACAGGGTGCGCGACGGCTCAGGCAAAATCCTGACCTCGCAGATGGAAGCGGACAGCATCGGGCAGGTCCGCGAAGCGCTGCGGTCGCGTAAGCTGACGATTCTTGATATTAAGGAGCCGGCCAGCGGACTGAACGCCGATATCAAGATTCCCGGCCTGGACAACCGGCCCCCTGACCTCAAGACGGTGGCGCTGTTCAGCCGCCAGATGGCCACCCTCATTAACGCCGGTGTGCCGCTGGTCCAGGCGCTGTTCATCATGCAAAAGCAGATTGAACACAAGAGCTTTCAGGAGGTTGTCCGCAAGGTGCGCATAGACGTGGAAGGCGGCCTGCCGCTCAGCGAGGCGATGGCCAAGCACCCCAAGGCCTTCAACCGCCTCTACCTGAACCTGGTGCGGGCCGGCGAAACCTCGGGCACGCTGGAGCTGATTCTGGGCCGCATCGCGGATTTCCAGGAAAAGGACCTGGCGCTGCGCGGCAAGGTGAAAAAGGCGCTGACCTACCCCACCATCGTGCTGGTCTTCGCCCTGCTGATCACCTGGGGCCTGATCCGTTTCGTGGTGCCCACTTTCGGTGACATCCTCACCTCCATGAATACCGAGCTGCCCATCATCACCCGCATGCTGATGAGCATGTCGGCTTTCCTGCAGAGCTATACCTGGGTGCTGGTGCTGATTGCGGGCATCCTCTACGCGGCTTACCGCTGGTATTACTCCACCGCGCAGGGCCGGCGCGTGATTGATCAGATTAAGCTCAAGATGCCGCTGCTGGGACCACTGACCCGCAAAGGCGCCATCGCTTCGTTCAGCCGCACGCTCGGCATGCTGCTTAGCAGCGGGGTGAACATCATCGAGTCGCTGGACATCACCAAGGGCACGGCCGATAACGCCATCATCGAAGAGGCCATCGAAAACGGCAAGAACGTGGTGACGGTGGGCGAGCCGCTGAGCGGCAGCCTGGCGGCCAGCCCCGTGTTCCCCCCCATGGTGACCAGCATGGTAGCGATTGGCGAGGAGACCGGCGCACTGGACGACATGCTGGAAAAGGTGGCCGACTTTTACGACCGCGAAGTGGAAGAGGCGGTCGACAGCCTGACCGCTGCCATCGAGCCGATTATGATTGTGGCGCTCGGCGGCATCGTGCTGTTTATCGTGCTGGGCATGTTCACCCCGATGTTCTCGATTATCAACACCCTCAGCGTCTGA
- a CDS encoding RidA family protein, whose amino-acid sequence MKQQVKTEQAAPAIGAYSQGVSFGNLVITSGQLALLPSGEWAGGDARAQAKQAMDNLGAVLRAAGTDYDRVVKTTIFVANMDDFADINEVYSGYFQPPFPARSLVQVARLPKDALVEIEAIAELH is encoded by the coding sequence ATGAAACAGCAAGTCAAGACGGAACAGGCGGCCCCTGCTATCGGTGCTTACAGCCAGGGCGTCAGCTTCGGCAATCTGGTGATTACCAGTGGTCAGCTGGCGCTGCTGCCCAGCGGCGAGTGGGCCGGCGGTGACGCCCGCGCCCAGGCCAAGCAGGCCATGGACAACCTCGGCGCTGTGCTGCGTGCCGCTGGCACCGACTACGACCGGGTGGTCAAGACCACCATTTTCGTGGCGAACATGGACGACTTTGCCGATATCAACGAGGTGTACTCGGGCTACTTCCAGCCGCCCTTCCCGGCACGCTCGCTGGTGCAGGTGGCCCGGCTGCCCAAGGACGCCCTGGTCGAGATTGAGGCGATCGCCGAGCTGCACTGA
- the rocF gene encoding arginase — MNINILGIPMDLGAGRRGVDMGPSALRNARLAQRLCELGHEVRDLGDVPVALPESVDKFSGSGLDFLGPILDASRATVERLRELPDDVFPITIGGDHSIAMGTVAGNALRGGGLGRRMGLIWVDAHTDFNTPDISPSGNIHGMPVAQLCGLGDPQLAALAGDWRLNPRDIVMIGIRSVDPKEAALVREHGVRIYTMKDVDQLGISRIFDETMEYLSDVERLHVSYDADALDPSVTPGTGTTVPGGLSYREGHLLMELLCESGRVTSMDIVEVNPTLDVGNKTAEVMVEMAASLMGLRIM, encoded by the coding sequence ATGAACATCAATATTCTCGGTATTCCCATGGACCTGGGAGCCGGCCGCCGTGGCGTGGATATGGGCCCTTCGGCTCTGCGCAACGCCCGCTTGGCCCAGCGACTGTGCGAACTCGGCCATGAGGTCCGCGACCTGGGGGACGTGCCCGTGGCGCTGCCCGAAAGCGTGGACAAGTTCTCGGGCAGTGGCCTGGACTTTCTGGGTCCCATTCTGGACGCCAGCCGCGCCACGGTAGAGCGCCTGCGGGAGCTGCCGGACGACGTCTTTCCCATTACCATCGGCGGCGACCACTCTATCGCCATGGGGACCGTGGCCGGCAACGCCCTGCGCGGCGGTGGCCTGGGCCGGCGCATGGGCCTGATTTGGGTGGATGCCCATACCGACTTCAACACCCCCGACATCAGCCCCAGCGGCAACATTCACGGCATGCCGGTCGCGCAGCTGTGCGGCCTGGGCGACCCGCAGCTGGCTGCACTGGCCGGCGACTGGCGGCTGAACCCCCGCGACATCGTGATGATCGGCATCCGCTCGGTGGACCCCAAGGAAGCCGCCCTGGTGCGCGAGCACGGCGTGCGTATCTACACCATGAAGGACGTGGACCAGCTGGGCATCAGCCGCATTTTCGATGAAACCATGGAGTACCTCTCGGACGTGGAGCGCCTGCACGTCTCCTACGACGCCGACGCCCTGGACCCCAGCGTGACCCCCGGCACCGGCACCACGGTGCCCGGCGGCCTGAGCTACCGCGAAGGCCACCTGCTGATGGAACTGCTGTGCGAGTCCGGCCGCGTGACCAGCATGGACATCGTGGAAGTGAATCCCACGCTGGACGTGGGCAACAAGACGGCCGAGGTGATGGTGGAAATGGCCGCCAGCCTGATGGGCCTGCGAATCATGTAA
- a CDS encoding 3-hydroxyacyl-CoA dehydrogenase/enoyl-CoA hydratase family protein — MQDRQHPPLPPIRKVAVIGAGVMGAAIAAHLANAGIPVRLLDIVLPDKEDRNFLAKAGIEKALKARPAAFMLGSRAALITPGNLEDNLKDIGDCDWVIEAVLEKLEVKQELWAKVEAAAKKTAIISSNSSGIPMQMQIEGRSEDFQSRFIGAHFFNPPRYLHLLELIPTEKTRPEVTAALSEFGRSVLGKGIVVANDVPGFVANRIGVYGIVRAMKHMQDAGLTPAQVDAITGPVAGRAKSATFRTADLSGLDIISHVAADLQKYSGDDEDFTLPQFFHDMVGKGILGDKSGSGFFKKGKDENGKTVITALDVATGEYTGEGKAKSKLAEALKGKPLAERLEGLYTAEGPEGDFMRASLNDSFWYAAKMAGYVSGNLADIDNAMKWGFGWEVGPFETMELLGVQRVIGNIEAAGLSLPPLLQRMKDSGAESFYGEGEIVTPAGDKTPYEAPYLILTDLKKDATKVIKKKAGASIVDIGDGVLLVEWHAKMNALGEDQLRMVQEAHKQVQALGYAGLVVANQGENFSAGANLPAILSMAQDDDWDEMDATIREFQNTTTSLRFSPHPCVVAPHNLALGGGCEFTLHGDHVTASAELYMGLVEVGVGLIPGGGGTKEMLLRFTDRLQPGQPLLPAVQRAFELIGTAKVSTSALEAKELGLLRDSDTVVMNPNLRIEEAKRHVLALAPGYVQPQMRQDIPVMGEDAVAAVKSAVYGMRQAGYITDYDVVVSEQLARVLSGGVGRTRGQKVSEQHLLDLEREAFLTLAGKKGTQQRIGHMLKTGKPLRN; from the coding sequence ATGCAAGACCGTCAACATCCCCCCCTGCCCCCCATCCGCAAAGTGGCCGTCATCGGCGCGGGCGTGATGGGCGCGGCCATCGCCGCCCACCTGGCCAATGCCGGGATTCCCGTGCGCCTGCTGGACATCGTGCTCCCCGACAAGGAAGACCGCAACTTCCTGGCCAAGGCCGGCATCGAAAAGGCGCTGAAGGCCCGCCCCGCCGCGTTCATGTTGGGAAGCCGCGCCGCGCTGATCACTCCCGGCAACCTGGAAGACAACCTGAAAGACATCGGGGACTGCGACTGGGTGATTGAAGCGGTCCTGGAAAAGCTGGAAGTCAAGCAGGAGCTGTGGGCCAAGGTAGAAGCTGCCGCCAAAAAGACGGCCATCATCTCCAGCAACTCCAGCGGCATTCCCATGCAGATGCAGATTGAAGGCCGCAGCGAGGACTTCCAGAGCCGCTTTATCGGCGCTCACTTTTTCAACCCGCCGCGCTACCTGCACCTGCTGGAGCTGATTCCGACCGAGAAGACCCGCCCTGAAGTGACCGCCGCACTGAGCGAATTTGGCCGCAGCGTGCTGGGCAAGGGCATCGTGGTCGCCAACGACGTGCCGGGCTTTGTGGCCAACCGCATCGGCGTGTACGGCATCGTGCGTGCCATGAAGCATATGCAGGACGCCGGCCTGACCCCTGCGCAGGTGGACGCCATCACCGGCCCGGTGGCCGGCCGCGCCAAGTCCGCCACTTTCCGCACCGCCGACCTCAGCGGTCTGGACATCATCAGCCATGTGGCCGCCGACCTGCAGAAATACAGCGGCGACGACGAGGACTTTACCCTGCCGCAGTTCTTCCACGACATGGTGGGCAAGGGCATCCTGGGCGACAAGTCCGGCTCGGGGTTCTTCAAAAAGGGCAAGGACGAAAACGGCAAGACCGTGATCACTGCGCTGGATGTCGCCACTGGCGAGTACACCGGCGAAGGCAAGGCCAAGAGCAAGCTGGCCGAAGCGCTCAAGGGCAAGCCGCTGGCCGAGCGCCTGGAAGGGCTGTACACCGCCGAAGGCCCCGAGGGCGACTTTATGCGTGCCAGCCTGAACGATTCGTTCTGGTACGCCGCCAAGATGGCCGGCTACGTGTCGGGCAACCTGGCCGACATCGACAATGCCATGAAGTGGGGCTTCGGCTGGGAGGTTGGCCCCTTTGAGACGATGGAGCTGCTGGGCGTGCAGCGCGTGATCGGCAACATCGAGGCCGCCGGCCTGAGCCTGCCCCCGCTGCTGCAACGGATGAAGGACTCGGGCGCCGAGAGCTTCTATGGCGAGGGCGAAATCGTCACTCCAGCGGGCGACAAGACCCCCTACGAAGCCCCCTACCTGATTCTGACCGACCTGAAAAAGGACGCCACCAAGGTCATCAAGAAAAAAGCCGGTGCCAGCATCGTGGATATCGGTGACGGGGTGCTGCTGGTGGAGTGGCACGCCAAGATGAACGCCCTGGGCGAGGACCAGCTGCGGATGGTGCAGGAAGCCCACAAGCAGGTGCAGGCCCTCGGGTACGCCGGCCTGGTCGTGGCGAACCAGGGCGAGAACTTCAGCGCCGGAGCCAACCTGCCTGCCATTCTCAGCATGGCTCAGGACGACGACTGGGACGAGATGGACGCCACCATCCGCGAGTTCCAGAACACCACCACCAGCCTGCGCTTCAGCCCGCACCCCTGTGTGGTGGCTCCGCACAACCTGGCGCTGGGCGGCGGCTGCGAGTTCACCCTGCATGGCGACCATGTCACCGCCAGCGCCGAGCTGTACATGGGCCTGGTGGAAGTGGGCGTGGGCCTGATTCCTGGCGGCGGCGGCACCAAGGAAATGCTGCTGCGCTTTACTGACCGGCTGCAACCGGGCCAGCCCCTGCTGCCGGCCGTGCAGCGTGCCTTCGAGCTGATTGGCACTGCCAAGGTGAGCACCAGTGCGCTGGAAGCGAAGGAACTGGGCCTGCTGCGTGACAGCGACACCGTGGTGATGAACCCCAACCTCCGCATCGAGGAAGCCAAGCGCCACGTGCTGGCCCTGGCCCCCGGCTACGTGCAGCCGCAGATGCGCCAGGACATCCCCGTGATGGGCGAGGATGCCGTGGCTGCCGTGAAGAGCGCGGTGTACGGCATGCGTCAGGCCGGTTACATCACCGACTACGACGTGGTGGTGTCCGAGCAGCTGGCCCGCGTGCTGAGCGGCGGCGTGGGCCGCACCCGCGGCCAGAAGGTGTCCGAGCAGCACCTGCTGGACCTGGAGCGCGAAGCCTTCCTGACCCTGGCCGGCAA
- a CDS encoding histidine phosphatase family protein, with protein MTADSGTLILIRHGQTALNAQGRFQGQTDTPLDATGRAQVQATAQRLRAEGVRSPLILSSDLPRAVQTAQAVQAEVGGQLETSPALREIAFGDWDGRSITEIEAQFPDDYLRFRGGDPSFLCPGGECGTDVVNRASRFVEGHLPGPGQTVAVVAHQLTIFALLTRLLNEDYQTVWPTHRFNHANAAFSRLTYQNGAVVSAELGIKDHLAGAGGL; from the coding sequence ATGACAGCCGACTCCGGTACCCTGATCCTGATTCGCCACGGCCAGACCGCCCTCAACGCACAGGGCCGCTTTCAGGGGCAGACCGACACCCCGCTGGACGCCACCGGCCGCGCCCAGGTGCAGGCCACCGCACAGCGGCTCCGCGCCGAGGGCGTCCGTTCCCCCCTGATTCTCAGCAGCGACCTGCCCCGCGCCGTACAGACTGCCCAGGCCGTGCAGGCAGAGGTGGGCGGCCAGCTGGAGACATCGCCGGCCCTGCGTGAAATTGCCTTCGGCGACTGGGATGGCAGGAGCATCACCGAGATAGAAGCGCAGTTCCCGGACGACTACCTGCGCTTCCGGGGCGGCGACCCCAGCTTCCTGTGCCCCGGCGGCGAGTGCGGCACCGATGTGGTGAACCGGGCCTCCCGCTTCGTGGAGGGCCACCTCCCCGGCCCCGGCCAGACGGTGGCCGTGGTGGCCCACCAGCTCACCATCTTTGCGCTGCTCACCCGGTTGCTGAACGAGGACTACCAGACGGTGTGGCCCACCCACCGCTTCAACCACGCCAACGCCGCTTTCTCACGCCTGACGTATCAGAATGGCGCAGTCGTGTCTGCCGAACTGGGCATCAAAGACCACCTCGCCGGCGCCGGGGGCCTTTAG
- the aguB gene encoding N-carbamoylputrescine amidase, protein MTRKGTPDTVQLAVIQMHMTDQLEDNLARAEGHVRAAAAAGAQVILLPELFENLYFCQAEREDYFGLAHPLEDHPFIPRFQALAKELGVVLPVSYFEASGQAYYNSLVCIDADGEVLGNYRKTHIPDGPGYEEKYYFNPGDTGFRVWDTRFGRVGVGICWDQWYPETARAMMLLGADFLLYPTAIGSEPAEVESPNSYQMWQRAMQGHAVSNSAYVGSCNRVGREVVDGAEQTYYGHSFLADYTGAIVAELGEEEEGFLLQTLDLAESRRFRAGMGFFRDRRPELYGPLLTLDGQTRRG, encoded by the coding sequence ATGACGCGTAAAGGCACCCCCGACACCGTACAGCTGGCTGTGATTCAGATGCATATGACCGACCAGCTGGAAGACAATCTTGCCCGCGCCGAGGGGCATGTGCGTGCCGCCGCCGCCGCCGGCGCCCAGGTGATTCTGCTGCCCGAGCTGTTCGAGAACCTGTACTTCTGCCAGGCCGAGCGGGAGGACTACTTCGGCCTGGCGCACCCGCTGGAGGACCATCCCTTCATTCCCCGTTTCCAGGCGCTGGCAAAGGAACTGGGCGTGGTGCTGCCGGTCAGTTACTTTGAGGCGTCGGGGCAGGCGTACTACAACTCGCTGGTCTGCATAGATGCGGACGGCGAAGTGCTCGGCAACTACCGCAAGACCCACATCCCCGACGGCCCCGGCTACGAGGAAAAATACTACTTCAACCCCGGCGACACCGGCTTCCGGGTCTGGGACACCCGCTTCGGGCGCGTAGGCGTGGGCATCTGCTGGGACCAGTGGTATCCCGAAACCGCCCGCGCCATGATGCTGCTGGGCGCCGATTTCCTGCTGTACCCCACGGCCATCGGCAGTGAACCGGCCGAGGTGGAAAGCCCCAACAGCTACCAGATGTGGCAGCGGGCCATGCAGGGCCACGCGGTGAGCAACTCGGCGTATGTGGGGTCGTGCAACCGTGTGGGCCGTGAAGTGGTGGACGGCGCCGAGCAGACCTATTACGGTCACTCGTTCCTGGCCGACTACACCGGCGCCATCGTTGCCGAACTAGGCGAGGAGGAAGAGGGCTTTTTGCTGCAGACCCTGGACCTGGCCGAGTCGCGGCGGTTCCGCGCAGGCATGGGCTTTTTCCGTGACCGCCGCCCGGAGCTGTACGGGCCGCTGCTGACGCTGGACGGTCAGACCCGCCGGGGCTAG